The segment GATTCCTAGTTCATCAATTGCTGTAGTTACAAGAGTTGGAGTTGGAAAAGTTGCGTTATTAAATCATGAATATAGTACGAGTCAAGATTTTTTATCCTTTGTAAATGTATATGGAAATCCTCAATATTGGTTTTATGAAATATCTAAATTGATGTATAAGCAATCTTTTTATCTACAAGGAACATCCATCAAAGGAATTACAAAATCAGAAATTCTTAATATAAGTACGTTTTGTCCATCTCTACCAGAACAAGAAAAAATAGGAAAATTTTTCTCTTTGCTAGATCAACGAATTGAGAAACAAGAACGAAAAGTAGCTTTATTGGAAGAAGAGAAAAAGGGATATATGCAACAGATATTCAATCAAGAGCTACGCTTTAAAGATGAAGAAGGAAATAACTATCCAGACTGGGAAGAGAAGAAATTCCTAGATTCTTTTTCATTAATCATAGATTATCGAGGGAAAACTCCTAAGAAATTAGGATTAGATTGGGGAAATGGAAATATTAAAGCATTATCTGCATTAAATGTAAAGAAAGGATATATTGATTGGAATGCAGATGTACATATGGGGTCTGAAGACCTTTATAGTGCATGGATGAAGAAGGGAGATTTAAAACAAGATGATATTTTATTTACAACAGAAGCTCCTTTAGGAAATACAGCTTTAATTCCAGATAATAAAAAATATATTTTAAGTCAGCGTGTTATTGCTTTAAGAACAAATGAAAACTGTAATCCTAAATTTATTTTTCAATGTATGAATGATTTTACTTTTGAAAATCAAATTCAAAAAAGAAGTACAGGAACAACAGCGAAAGGTATTAATCAAAAAGGATTATCAAAAATTAAAATCCAACTTCCTTCTTTACCAGAACAAGAAAAAATTGCGAACTTTTTAAGTCTGTTAGATCAACGAATTGAAAAGGAACAAGAAAAATTACATTTATTAAAACAAGAGAAAAAAGGCTTATTGCAACAAATGTTTGTCTAAAAGTAAAGATAAAGGACGAGAGCTATAGAATTAAGTTCTTTTTGGGGATAAAATTATCAAATATTTATTGGTTGTAGCTTAGCTATCTGTAATACTTTGTTCCAAAGAACAGAGATAGCTCGTCCTTGCTTTTTGAAATGTGTATGGTAACATATAAGTGTAAAAGCAATAAAAAAACCAGGTGCTACCAACACCTGGCATAGTAAACTAGTAACAAACACTAGTTCTCAAGACTTCTCGAGCACTAACGTCTTCGCAACAACATTAAGTGCTCTTTTTTTATGTCCTAAAAGACATTAATTACCACTTTTGATAATCATTGCTAGTACGATAAGTGAAATAATCACGAATCCACTAGCGAATGGATGTTCGGCAGTTATTAGAATTAGCTCGCAAAGCCAATCCATCAGAACACTTTTCCTTTCTCAAGACTCGAAAAAAGATTTATATACGTATAAACTCATACGCATCACTCCTTTTCCTGTTATTTGAGAACTAGGAATTGTTGTTTATTTAGTTTACTTTTAAAAGTATATCATATGGATATTGAAAATGTTAGTTGATAATAATGATTTTATATAAACTAAAAAAGCACTGGAGATTTTTCTTGGTGCTTTTATTTTCATAGATAGAAAAAAATTTTTAAAAAAGCAGTTTAAAATACATGTAAGGGTACAGAGGATGGGATTAAAAATGAGTAATAAAAAAGATGAAGTAGTAACATTATTGCATGCTGCATATGAAGAAGTAAAAGATACAGATAATGATTTTGCAAAAATGTTATTAGAAGCATATCAAAAGATTCAAAAGGGAGAAAATTATAAAATTATTTGTGCTAAAATTGCGCTTCCTTGTAACCATTATGTATTGGCTCATTTGAAAAATATTCCTAAAAATGTTGGGAAATTAAATACATTAGTACAAGAAATTAGAAAACAATATTTGATGATGGAAGATATAGCACTAGGTCCTTTTTGGGGATAAAATCGATAATTGATAGTTATAAAAGAGAAGGAGGTTCCAACTAAAATAGTGGGACCTTCTTTATTTTGTTCATTTTGATAAAGATAAGAAAAAATAATAAAAGGTTGCTGGTCAGTAAAAAAAATAGGAATATAGTAGACTAAAATAGAGGGATATGTAGGGCTATAACATAAGGAGTAATAAATAATGATTAGATATTTCAAAAATAAGAAGAGGAAAAAAGAAGAAGATAAACAAACAATCATTTCAGAAATAAAAAAAGTACATCAAAAAGTTCAACCATTGGATCCAGAAGTAGAAAAAATTTTTATTAAAGGAATAAGAAATTTAGAAAAAGGGAAAAATCCTGAATACATTGCTTATCAAATAGAACGAGAGCTACTTCATGTAGCATCCACTCGTTATGATGACACAAATAATGAATATTATCATTTTCCAGAGCCTATTGAAGAGTTGATGGAGAAGTTTGCAGAAATAGGAGCGTATTTTATACGAATTGAACGTGGAGGAATGATGTAAAAATAGACAATATCTCTAAGTCTACGCCTAAAATAAGAATGATAAATGTTTTTGACGCATATCAAAATCCATTTATTTTTTCTTATTTCTTTTTTTCATTCGTAAAGGAAAAGAAAGATCTAAT is part of the Catellicoccus marimammalium M35/04/3 genome and harbors:
- a CDS encoding restriction endonuclease subunit S, whose protein sequence is MKPKLRFKEFTDDWEEKKLGEIAENFIGGGTPNTKVPEYWNGDIAWIQSSDIDKNSGKVNVEKHISDKALKNSAAKLIPSSSIAVVTRVGVGKVALLNHEYSTSQDFLSFVNVYGNPQYWFYEISKLMYKQSFYLQGTSIKGITKSEILNISTFCPSLPEQEKIGKFFSLLDQRIEKQERKVALLEEEKKGYMQQIFNQELRFKDEEGNNYPDWEEKKFLDSFSLIIDYRGKTPKKLGLDWGNGNIKALSALNVKKGYIDWNADVHMGSEDLYSAWMKKGDLKQDDILFTTEAPLGNTALIPDNKKYILSQRVIALRTNENCNPKFIFQCMNDFTFENQIQKRSTGTTAKGINQKGLSKIKIQLPSLPEQEKIANFLSLLDQRIEKEQEKLHLLKQEKKGLLQQMFV